In Candidatus Promineifilum breve, one genomic interval encodes:
- a CDS encoding glycosyltransferase family 39 protein produces the protein MTRLTRTHALAFMVLALLVAAALRLPDLTAVPPGVHYDEAAYGLNAGDIGLRGERPVFIPSFTGREPLFLYLAGGMARALGNTLFALRLTAAFVGLLTVAATYWLGREMLADRRIALLAAALLAVSFWHVLFSRLGFRVISQPLLMALAVAALFRGLRGGRWPWLWAAGLLIGLTAYTYLAARLFPVLLAFALLPLLLDSDTRAVRLRQLAFVALVAFLTALPLLGYFYFNPDAFWVRIGQVAPGENSLSLTESLLRAFGMFFLRGDPYLRFNLPGRPLFDFVSGGLLLVGWLICLWRYRRFPYDWQRAAVLLLLLAPLVMILPTALAVNEIVPSNLRALGLIPFVFYLPPIGLIALLRDVERRFHRPPLTRAVSITALFILLVGGVLTQHRYFRQWATQPDLLLVNDGDLTAAAGWLDGTLAALPPGERPTVYVAAVHYRHPTLAFLSANYDSLKWLPGGHALVFPATGAALYLYPANSPAPAWALPYLEAEGPPEIVSAANGTELFRVYRLSAPPQLPPPAAEPTPATVPADFGGLITLENITTAPAAAGESLPVTLQWRVSAAPPAGASYATFVHLEDLNGHRWSQIEQDGYPAEQWQPGDVILERIDVAAPYGLPPGGDGLYRLRLGRFDPGDGARLPRVNATGSFAGDSLLSYDVAIRPGPPPDPLPQPPYPVNEAAVEGLFLLGYERGALAAETGQIIEFALWWSADRPLPYMTLGLSLVNETTGVAWPYGTIQPFYNLYPFSLWTTPAFIIDRQAVRVPDELPPGEYRLRLELLDGQQQALYATNLGPLAVSRTERLFELPAFNYAVGALFGGEIALAGYSLSDLETEFSGKNSVSTAALELVWQAETQPTADYTVFVHVLNADGTCCVWQADAMPRGGAYPTTRWRPGEVVVDAYEISLPEGAEIRDYEIEVGLYVAETGQRLGVVINGTMVGDAVVLESRP, from the coding sequence ATGACCCGCCTCACGCGCACCCACGCGCTGGCCTTCATGGTGCTGGCCCTGCTGGTGGCCGCCGCGCTGCGGTTGCCCGACCTGACGGCCGTGCCGCCTGGCGTCCACTACGACGAAGCCGCCTATGGCCTCAACGCCGGCGACATCGGTCTGCGCGGCGAGCGGCCGGTGTTCATCCCCAGCTTCACCGGCCGCGAGCCGCTGTTCCTCTACCTGGCCGGGGGGATGGCCCGCGCCCTGGGCAACACGCTCTTCGCCCTGCGCCTGACGGCAGCTTTCGTTGGCCTGCTGACCGTGGCGGCGACGTATTGGCTGGGCCGGGAGATGCTGGCCGACCGTCGCATTGCTCTGCTAGCGGCGGCGCTGCTGGCGGTCAGCTTCTGGCACGTGCTGTTCAGCCGCCTGGGCTTCCGGGTCATCAGCCAGCCGCTGCTCATGGCGTTGGCCGTGGCGGCGCTGTTTCGCGGGCTGCGCGGCGGCCGTTGGCCGTGGCTGTGGGCCGCCGGGCTGCTCATCGGCCTGACCGCCTACACCTATCTGGCGGCGCGCCTCTTTCCGGTGCTGCTGGCCTTCGCCCTGCTGCCGCTGCTGCTCGACTCCGACACACGCGCCGTTCGCCTGCGACAACTGGCCTTCGTCGCCCTGGTGGCCTTCCTGACCGCCCTGCCGCTGCTGGGCTACTTCTACTTCAATCCCGATGCCTTCTGGGTGCGCATCGGCCAGGTGGCGCCGGGCGAAAATAGCCTGAGCCTGACCGAGAGCCTGCTGCGGGCCTTCGGCATGTTCTTCCTGCGCGGCGACCCATATCTGCGCTTCAACCTGCCCGGCCGGCCGCTGTTCGATTTCGTCAGCGGCGGCTTGCTGCTGGTGGGCTGGCTGATTTGCCTGTGGCGCTATCGCCGCTTCCCCTACGACTGGCAGCGGGCGGCGGTGTTGCTGCTGCTGCTGGCCCCGCTGGTCATGATCCTGCCCACGGCGCTGGCCGTCAACGAGATCGTGCCCAGCAATCTGCGGGCGCTGGGCCTCATCCCGTTCGTCTTCTACCTGCCGCCCATCGGCCTCATCGCCCTGCTGCGCGACGTGGAGCGCCGCTTCCACCGCCCGCCGCTGACCCGCGCCGTGTCCATCACCGCCCTGTTCATCCTGCTGGTGGGCGGCGTGCTGACCCAGCACCGCTACTTCCGCCAGTGGGCCACCCAGCCCGATCTGCTGCTGGTCAACGACGGCGACCTGACCGCCGCCGCCGGCTGGCTCGATGGGACGTTGGCCGCCCTCCCGCCCGGCGAGCGGCCAACGGTCTACGTCGCCGCCGTCCACTACCGCCACCCGACGCTGGCCTTCCTGAGCGCCAACTACGACAGCCTCAAGTGGCTGCCGGGCGGTCATGCCCTAGTCTTCCCCGCCACCGGCGCGGCGCTCTACCTCTACCCGGCCAACAGCCCCGCGCCGGCCTGGGCGCTGCCCTACCTGGAAGCCGAGGGGCCGCCGGAGATCGTCAGCGCCGCCAATGGCACGGAACTGTTCCGCGTCTACCGGCTGAGCGCGCCGCCGCAACTGCCGCCGCCTGCGGCCGAGCCGACCCCGGCGACTGTGCCGGCCGATTTCGGCGGCCTCATTACCCTGGAGAACATCACGACCGCACCGGCCGCCGCCGGCGAAAGCCTGCCGGTGACGCTGCAATGGCGGGTATCGGCCGCGCCGCCCGCCGGGGCGAGCTACGCGACCTTCGTCCATCTGGAAGACCTGAACGGCCACCGCTGGAGCCAAATCGAGCAGGACGGCTACCCGGCCGAGCAGTGGCAGCCGGGCGACGTCATCCTGGAGCGGATCGACGTGGCCGCGCCATACGGCCTGCCGCCGGGCGGGGATGGCCTCTACCGGCTGCGGCTGGGTCGCTTCGACCCGGGCGATGGGGCGCGCCTGCCGCGCGTCAACGCTACCGGCAGCTTTGCCGGGGATTCGCTGCTCAGCTACGACGTGGCGATCCGGCCCGGCCCGCCGCCTGACCCCTTGCCCCAGCCGCCGTACCCGGTCAACGAGGCGGCGGTCGAGGGGCTATTCCTGCTGGGCTACGAGCGCGGCGCGTTGGCGGCCGAGACGGGCCAGATCATCGAGTTCGCCCTGTGGTGGTCGGCCGACCGGCCGCTGCCCTACATGACCCTCGGCCTGTCGCTGGTGAACGAGACGACCGGCGTGGCCTGGCCCTACGGGACAATTCAACCCTTCTACAATCTTTACCCGTTCTCGCTGTGGACGACGCCGGCCTTCATCATCGACCGGCAGGCCGTGCGCGTGCCCGATGAACTGCCGCCGGGGGAGTATCGGCTGCGCCTGGAACTGCTCGATGGGCAGCAACAGGCTCTCTATGCCACCAACCTTGGCCCGCTGGCGGTCAGCCGGACCGAGCGGCTTTTCGAGTTACCGGCGTTCAATTATGCGGTTGGGGCGTTGTTTGGGGGGGAGATTGCCCTGGCGGGTTATAGTTTGTCGGATTTAGAAACCGAGTTTTCGGGAAAAAACTCGGTTTCGACGGCGGCGCTGGAGCTGGTGTGGCAGGCCGAGACGCAGCCGACGGCCGACTACACCGTCTTCGTCCACGTCCTGAACGCCGACGGGACGTGCTGCGTCTGGCAGGCCGACGCCATGCCGCGCGGCGGGGCGTATCCGACGACGCGCTGGCGGCCGGGGGAGGTGGTGGTGGATGCGTATGAAATTAGCCTGCCGGAAGGAGCGGAGATTAGAGATTATGAGATTGAGGTGGGGCTGTATGTGGCGGAGACGGGGCAGCGGTTGGGGGTAGTTATTAATGGCACCATGGTGGGAGATGCGGTAGTTTTAGAATCGCGACCGTAA
- the gyrA gene encoding DNA gyrase subunit A: MEIGTVNSIDINQEMRSSYLDYAMSVIVARALPDARDGLKPVHRRILYAMYDMGLRPNTPHRKSARIVGEVLGKYHPHGDSSVYDAMVRMAQEFSMRYPLVDGQGNFGSIDGDSPAAMRYTEARLAPIAMELLEDLDKDTVSFTANFDDSLQEPDLLPARLPNLLLNGASGIAVGMATNIPPHNLVEVADAIIYMIDRQDDIDDVTLDDLMEFVKGPDFPTAGVIMGSEGIRNAYATGRGRLVVRGVAEIEPNPRHPGRMQINITELPYQVNKALLVERIAELVNKGVIDDISDLRDSSDRNGISVVVELKRHTQPRKVLNQLYKYTSLQTTFGVQLLALVDKQPRLLSLKRALQIHIDHRIEVITRRTRYELDKAERRQHILAGLLIAIGNLDEVIRTIREASDADDARSQLMLRFGLTELQATAILDMQLRRLAALERQKIEDEYREVTAHIEYLLSLLQDRHKILQLIKDDLTKLKEKYGNARRTQILPGLDGEFDIEDLIKDEDVFVSITRRGYIKRTPVSAYRRQSRGGKGLIGMTTRDEDALEHFFVAGTLNTILFFSDLGKIYATKAYEINELDRTAKGVSLMNILPLSPDEKITAALPVHDFGDGKYLIMITRKGRIKRVALSVFANVRPSGLIAVNLEPGDSLGWVKMTQGHEDIILISRQAKGIRFNEEDVRPMGRAAAGVNAMRLDSWDSLAGADVATPDDDLLVITEKGYGKRTPLEEYRQQGRYGQGVKAMSLSPERTGAIVAARVVSPKDEVTLISSGGILLRMSGAHISRQGRQSQGVRVMDLRDGDSVASVAVIRETRQAVTDAEMHDNAAEGEAIELLEPAADGHLPGTNGAG; the protein is encoded by the coding sequence TTGGAAATCGGCACAGTAAACAGTATCGACATCAACCAGGAGATGCGCAGCTCCTACCTGGATTACGCCATGAGCGTCATCGTGGCCCGCGCCCTGCCCGACGCCCGCGACGGGCTGAAGCCGGTGCATCGCCGCATCCTGTACGCCATGTACGACATGGGCCTGCGGCCCAACACGCCCCATCGCAAGAGCGCCCGTATCGTCGGCGAGGTGTTGGGCAAGTATCACCCCCACGGCGATAGCTCGGTCTACGACGCCATGGTGCGCATGGCCCAGGAGTTCTCCATGCGCTACCCGCTGGTGGACGGCCAGGGCAACTTCGGCAGCATCGACGGCGACAGCCCGGCGGCCATGCGCTACACCGAGGCGCGTCTGGCGCCCATCGCCATGGAACTGCTGGAAGACCTGGACAAGGATACCGTCAGCTTCACGGCCAACTTCGACGACTCGCTGCAAGAGCCGGACCTGTTGCCGGCGCGGCTGCCCAATCTGCTGCTCAACGGCGCGTCGGGCATCGCCGTGGGTATGGCCACCAACATCCCGCCCCACAATCTGGTCGAAGTGGCCGACGCCATCATCTATATGATCGACCGCCAGGACGACATCGATGACGTGACCCTCGATGACCTGATGGAGTTCGTCAAGGGGCCGGACTTCCCCACCGCCGGCGTCATCATGGGCAGCGAGGGCATCCGCAACGCCTACGCCACCGGCCGCGGCCGCCTGGTCGTGCGCGGCGTGGCCGAGATCGAGCCAAACCCGCGCCACCCCGGCCGGATGCAGATCAACATCACCGAGTTGCCCTACCAGGTGAACAAGGCCCTGCTCGTGGAGCGCATCGCCGAACTGGTGAACAAGGGCGTCATCGACGACATCTCCGACCTGCGCGACTCTTCCGACCGCAACGGCATCTCCGTCGTCGTCGAACTGAAGCGCCACACCCAGCCGCGCAAGGTGCTGAACCAGCTTTACAAATATACGTCGCTGCAAACGACCTTCGGCGTGCAGCTATTGGCCCTGGTCGATAAGCAGCCGCGCCTGCTGTCATTGAAGCGGGCCTTGCAGATCCACATCGACCACCGGATTGAGGTCATCACCCGCCGCACGCGCTACGAACTGGACAAGGCCGAGCGGCGGCAGCACATCCTGGCCGGGCTGCTCATTGCCATCGGCAATCTGGACGAGGTCATCCGCACCATTCGCGAGGCCAGCGACGCCGACGACGCCCGTAGCCAGTTGATGCTGCGCTTCGGCCTGACCGAGTTGCAGGCCACGGCCATCCTCGACATGCAGTTGCGGCGGCTGGCGGCGCTGGAGCGGCAGAAGATCGAGGACGAGTACCGCGAGGTGACGGCCCACATCGAATATTTGCTGAGCCTGCTGCAAGACCGGCACAAGATTTTGCAACTGATCAAGGACGACCTGACCAAGCTGAAGGAAAAGTACGGCAACGCCCGCCGCACCCAAATCCTGCCCGGCCTGGACGGCGAATTCGACATCGAAGACCTGATCAAGGATGAAGACGTCTTCGTGTCCATCACCCGCCGCGGCTACATCAAGCGCACGCCGGTGTCGGCCTACCGCCGCCAGTCGCGCGGCGGCAAGGGGCTGATCGGCATGACCACCCGCGACGAGGACGCGCTGGAGCATTTCTTCGTCGCCGGCACGCTCAATACCATCCTGTTCTTCTCCGACCTGGGCAAGATTTACGCCACCAAAGCTTACGAGATCAACGAACTCGACCGCACGGCCAAGGGGGTGTCGCTGATGAACATCCTGCCCCTGTCCCCGGACGAGAAGATCACCGCCGCGCTGCCGGTCCACGACTTCGGCGACGGCAAATATCTGATCATGATCACCCGCAAGGGGCGCATCAAGCGCGTGGCGCTGAGCGTCTTCGCCAACGTGCGGCCGAGCGGCCTCATCGCCGTGAACCTGGAGCCGGGCGACAGTCTGGGCTGGGTCAAGATGACGCAGGGGCACGAGGACATCATCCTCATCAGCCGGCAGGCCAAGGGCATCCGCTTCAACGAGGAAGACGTGCGGCCGATGGGCCGGGCGGCGGCGGGGGTCAACGCCATGCGGCTGGATAGCTGGGACAGCCTGGCCGGAGCCGACGTGGCGACGCCCGACGACGACCTGCTGGTCATCACCGAAAAAGGCTACGGCAAGCGTACGCCGCTGGAGGAGTATCGCCAGCAGGGGCGTTACGGCCAGGGCGTGAAGGCCATGAGCCTCAGCCCGGAGCGCACCGGGGCCATCGTCGCCGCGCGGGTGGTGTCGCCCAAGGACGAGGTGACGCTCATTTCGTCGGGCGGCATCCTGTTGCGCATGTCGGGGGCGCATATCTCGCGCCAGGGGCGGCAGTCGCAGGGGGTGCGGGTGATGGACCTGCGCGACGGCGACAGCGTGGCCTCCGTGGCCGTCATCCGCGAGACGCGCCAGGCCGTGACCGACGCCGAAATGCACGATAATGCGGCCGAGGGCGAGGCCATCGAGCTATTGGAACCGGCGGCCGACGGACACCTGCCGGGCACAAACGGCGCGGGATAA
- a CDS encoding multiheme c-type cytochrome, translated as MTKNGRAATLVVFIFLTVAVAACSGRPGPTGPRGETGPQGPPGPTGQEGPTGARGAAGQDGVSFTPPALIGSAGCANCHQAYVDTFARSAHPQALTPVVDGQAPRFLPSAARRTPPEGLAWADIAYVVGGVEWKALFVGNDGNLITGEAAQFNLDNNQLEAGNEFVAYHAGQTVPFDCAACHATGYSSRGNQDDRPGMVGTFAQPGVQCEACHGPGSLHANNPRAFSMEISRDAAACRACHMTGDVVAADGFIQHTTHEYGDLFPGKHALIDCVDCHDPHAGVVAPRAARQPFLRATCEGCHFRQAQVEKIHVRIRVDCVRCHMPQLIQNAIGVPTSFMADVQTHQVIINAEQIGQFAEDGRILPQLGLDTACRQCHNSELGIGPALTDETLLAAAEGYHEPEPTAVPIEAGATTAP; from the coding sequence ATGACAAAGAACGGGCGCGCGGCCACATTGGTGGTATTTATCTTCCTGACGGTTGCCGTCGCTGCTTGTTCGGGTCGCCCCGGCCCCACCGGCCCGCGCGGCGAAACCGGCCCCCAAGGCCCGCCCGGCCCCACCGGCCAGGAAGGCCCCACCGGCGCGCGCGGCGCGGCCGGCCAGGACGGCGTCAGCTTCACTCCCCCCGCCCTCATTGGCTCCGCCGGTTGCGCCAATTGCCACCAGGCCTACGTCGATACCTTTGCCCGCAGCGCCCACCCTCAGGCATTGACGCCCGTCGTCGATGGACAAGCGCCGCGTTTCCTGCCCTCGGCCGCCCGCCGCACCCCGCCCGAAGGACTGGCCTGGGCCGACATCGCCTACGTCGTCGGCGGCGTCGAGTGGAAGGCGCTGTTCGTCGGCAATGACGGCAATCTCATCACCGGCGAGGCGGCCCAATTTAACCTGGACAACAACCAGCTCGAGGCGGGCAACGAATTCGTCGCCTACCACGCCGGCCAGACCGTGCCTTTCGATTGCGCCGCCTGCCACGCCACCGGCTACAGCAGCCGGGGCAATCAGGACGACCGGCCGGGCATGGTCGGCACCTTCGCCCAGCCGGGCGTGCAGTGCGAGGCCTGCCACGGGCCGGGCAGCCTGCACGCCAATAACCCGCGGGCCTTCTCGATGGAGATCAGCCGCGACGCCGCCGCCTGCCGCGCCTGCCACATGACCGGCGATGTAGTGGCCGCCGACGGCTTCATCCAGCACACGACCCACGAGTACGGCGACCTATTCCCCGGCAAGCACGCCCTCATCGATTGCGTGGATTGCCACGACCCACATGCCGGCGTCGTTGCCCCGCGCGCCGCCCGCCAGCCGTTCCTGCGGGCCACCTGCGAGGGCTGCCACTTCCGCCAGGCCCAGGTGGAAAAGATCCACGTGCGCATCCGCGTCGATTGCGTCCGCTGCCACATGCCGCAGCTGATCCAGAACGCCATCGGCGTGCCCACGTCGTTCATGGCCGACGTGCAGACGCATCAGGTGATCATCAACGCCGAGCAGATTGGGCAATTTGCCGAGGACGGCCGCATCCTGCCGCAATTGGGCCTCGATACCGCCTGCCGCCAATGCCACAACAGCGAACTGGGCATCGGCCCGGCGCTGACGGACGAGACGCTGCTGGCGGCGGCCGAGGGCTACCACGAGCCGGAACCGACGGCCGTGCCCATTGAGGCAGGGGCTACCACCGCACCCTGA
- a CDS encoding cytochrome c3 family protein, whose translation MLLALLALGVVVGLAHAHSARAGAPPPVAKGGSSSLAPVTPNLPPPFPLLLGLDRSSAALPQPQPATHPPVETACRACHGDSQAEVVFPSGETLAVAVDLPGFDASAHGAMASVYVGCTGCHAPARYQFPHPPVEEPDLRSYTLARSETCVRCHDPHLTAHPGPDWSGGYDPALSEAGISVVCTDCHGDHHVQTVEAWRLPAATTVCADCHLNTGVALTEPDRLSQHVQEGLFNQKQVNNDFCMGCHGPPDRAMTFPNGDVVSISIDGEAFHTSVHGAENNWQQLACTDCHENYNFPHQPLQAATARDYTIEQAEQCARCHQTQQEGHQQGVHAQALAEGNQDAATCVDCHGSHDTALPNQPRSRISLTCRQCHSTIFDEFARSVHGEALLGDENPNVPTCAECHGVHSVNDPTTALFRNRSPELCASCHADEELMAPYDISTDVFETYVDDFHGTTVTIFHSNDPNTPTNKAVCYDCHGVHDIRRPDDPESGIKENLLETCQQCHPDATTNFSDSWTGHHRPSLRDNPLMLLITVFYALVIPSTVLFLGFLVGTDIYRQARGR comes from the coding sequence GTGCTATTGGCGCTACTGGCCCTGGGGGTGGTAGTGGGGTTGGCCCATGCCCACTCGGCGCGGGCCGGCGCGCCTCCGCCCGTCGCCAAGGGTGGTTCGTCTTCCCTTGCCCCAGTCACCCCCAACCTGCCGCCGCCATTCCCCCTTCTCTTAGGATTGGATCGCTCTTCCGCCGCCCTGCCCCAACCGCAACCGGCCACCCATCCCCCGGTCGAAACCGCCTGCCGCGCCTGTCACGGTGACAGCCAGGCGGAGGTCGTCTTCCCGTCGGGCGAAACGCTGGCCGTGGCCGTCGATCTGCCGGGCTTCGACGCCTCGGCCCACGGCGCGATGGCCTCGGTCTACGTCGGCTGCACCGGCTGCCACGCCCCGGCCCGCTACCAGTTCCCCCACCCGCCCGTCGAGGAACCCGACTTGCGCAGCTATACGCTGGCCCGCTCGGAGACGTGCGTGCGCTGCCACGACCCGCACCTGACCGCCCACCCCGGGCCGGACTGGTCGGGCGGCTACGACCCGGCGCTGTCGGAGGCGGGCATCTCTGTCGTCTGCACCGACTGCCACGGCGATCACCACGTGCAGACGGTGGAGGCGTGGCGGCTGCCGGCGGCCACGACCGTCTGCGCCGACTGCCATCTGAACACCGGCGTGGCCCTGACCGAACCCGACCGGCTGAGCCAGCACGTCCAGGAAGGGTTATTCAACCAGAAACAGGTCAACAATGATTTCTGCATGGGCTGCCACGGGCCGCCCGACCGCGCCATGACCTTTCCCAATGGCGACGTCGTCTCGATCAGCATCGACGGCGAAGCCTTCCACACCTCGGTTCACGGCGCGGAGAATAACTGGCAACAGTTGGCCTGCACCGACTGCCACGAGAACTACAACTTCCCTCACCAACCCCTGCAAGCCGCCACGGCGCGCGACTACACAATCGAACAAGCCGAACAATGCGCCCGCTGCCACCAGACCCAGCAAGAAGGGCATCAGCAGGGCGTCCATGCCCAGGCGCTGGCCGAGGGCAACCAGGACGCGGCCACCTGCGTCGATTGTCACGGTTCCCACGACACGGCGCTGCCCAACCAGCCGCGATCGCGCATCTCGCTGACGTGCCGCCAATGCCATAGCACCATCTTCGACGAGTTTGCCCGGAGCGTCCACGGCGAAGCCCTGCTGGGCGACGAGAACCCCAACGTGCCCACCTGCGCCGAGTGTCACGGCGTCCACAGCGTGAATGATCCCACGACGGCCCTCTTCCGCAATCGCTCGCCGGAACTGTGCGCCTCGTGTCACGCCGATGAGGAGTTGATGGCTCCCTACGACATCTCGACCGACGTCTTCGAGACCTACGTCGATGATTTCCACGGCACGACGGTGACCATCTTCCACTCCAACGATCCCAACACGCCGACCAACAAGGCCGTCTGCTACGACTGCCACGGCGTCCACGACATCCGCCGCCCCGACGATCCAGAATCGGGCATCAAGGAGAACCTGCTGGAGACGTGCCAGCAATGCCACCCCGACGCGACGACCAACTTCTCGGACTCGTGGACGGGCCACCACCGGCCGTCGTTGCGCGACAACCCGCTGATGCTGCTGATCACGGTCTTTTATGCCCTTGTGATCCCCTCGACCGTGCTGTTCCTGGGCTTCCTGGTGGGCACGGATATTTATCGCCAGGCGCGCGGCCGGTAA
- a CDS encoding formate dehydrogenase subunit gamma, with protein sequence MAETEPVAHDIPPHDREYPRFRLMARIEHMMLLISFTILCLTGLPQKFPFSPLSQGIIALLGGINFIRLIHRWAAIVLILGTIYHLLTSSYRLFVKREQMRMLPDLKDGLDLRDTVAYNLGFIDEPPKMRKFNFGEKFEYWAVVWGTAVMIVTGFILWNPISATRIIPGNWIPVMMEAHGWEAVLAAVSIVIWHFYNVLVKHRNLSMFTGVLSHKIMEEEHAYELERLEAGGSPWKVVPPDVLARRRRVFLAAAGVVAVLALALVFWMFTFEETVITTLPAATREIFVPLVTPAP encoded by the coding sequence ATGGCCGAAACCGAACCGGTCGCCCACGACATACCCCCCCACGACCGCGAATACCCGCGCTTCCGCCTGATGGCTCGCATCGAGCACATGATGCTGCTTATCAGCTTTACTATCCTGTGCCTGACCGGGCTGCCGCAGAAGTTCCCCTTCTCGCCCCTGTCGCAAGGGATCATCGCCTTGTTGGGCGGTATCAATTTTATCCGCCTGATCCACCGCTGGGCGGCTATCGTGCTCATCCTGGGCACCATCTACCACCTGCTAACCTCGTCTTATCGCCTGTTCGTCAAGCGCGAGCAGATGCGCATGTTGCCCGACCTGAAGGATGGCCTCGACCTGCGCGACACGGTGGCCTACAACCTGGGCTTCATCGATGAGCCGCCCAAGATGCGCAAGTTCAACTTCGGCGAGAAGTTCGAATATTGGGCCGTGGTCTGGGGGACGGCGGTGATGATCGTCACCGGCTTCATCCTCTGGAATCCGATCTCGGCTACGCGCATCATCCCCGGCAACTGGATTCCGGTGATGATGGAAGCTCATGGCTGGGAGGCGGTGCTGGCGGCGGTGTCGATCGTCATCTGGCACTTCTATAACGTGCTGGTGAAGCACCGCAATCTGAGCATGTTCACCGGCGTGCTGTCGCACAAGATTATGGAGGAAGAGCACGCGTACGAACTGGAGCGGTTGGAAGCGGGCGGCTCGCCGTGGAAGGTCGTCCCGCCCGATGTATTGGCGCGGCGGCGGCGGGTTTTCCTGGCCGCGGCCGGTGTTGTGGCCGTGCTGGCCTTGGCGTTGGTGTTCTGGATGTTTACTTTCGAGGAGACAGTCATCACCACGCTGCCGGCGGCGACACGCGAGATTTTTGTTCCCCTGGTAACACCCGCGCCCTAG